The following proteins are encoded in a genomic region of Phragmites australis chromosome 9, lpPhrAust1.1, whole genome shotgun sequence:
- the LOC133928739 gene encoding cation-chloride cotransporter 1-like: protein MENGGIEEADDALPVPAPPNGRWYRPVGSSDRAVVQMTSMEPGSSSSSGIAAAVTPQPPRNLKPGANLTVDPSTREGSPDDQATSSGSQGDSKLELFGFDSLVNILGLRSMTGEQIQAPSSPRDGEDVAITIGRPKETGPKFGTMMGVFVPCLQNILGIIYYIRFTWIVGMAGVWQSLMLVSFCGACTFLTSISLSAIATNGAMKGGGPYYLIGRALGPEVGVSIGLCFFLGNAVAGAMYVLGAVETFLDAVPSAGFFQESVTVVNNTLLNGTATAGTATISTPSLHDLQVYGVIVTILLCFIVFGGVKIINKVAPAFLIPVLFSLLCIYLGVFIAPRHNAPKGITGLSITTVRDNWGSEYQRTNNAGVPDPNGSIYWDFNALVGLFFPAVTGIMAGSNRSASLKDTQRSIPIGTLYATLTTTAMYLCSVLLFGALATREELLTDRLLTATVAWPAPAVIYIGIILSTLGAALQSLTGAPRLLAAIANDDILPVLNYFKVSEGAEPHAATLFTAFICIACVVIGNLDLITPTITMFFLLCYAGVNLSCFLLDLLDAPSWRPRWKFHHWSLSLVGALLCVVIMFLISWSFTVVSLALASLIYYYVSIKGKAGDWGDGFKSAYFQLALRSLRSLGANQVHPKNWYPIPLIFCRPWGKLPENVPCHPKLADFANCMKKKGRGMSIFVSIIDGDYHELAEDAKTACHQLDAYIDYKRCEGVAEIIVAPSMSDGFRSIVQTMGLGNLKPNIVVMRYPEIWRRENLTEIPSTFVSIINDCIIANKAVVIVKGLDEWPNEYQRQYGTIDLYWIVRDGGLMLLLSQLLLTKESFESCKIQVFCISEEDTDAEELKADVKKFLYDLRMQAEVIVVTMKSWESHMENSSSGAQQDGSHEAFTSAQQRIRTYLAEMKETAQRERLPLMEDGRQVVVNEQKVDKFLYTMLKLNSMILRYSRMAAVVLVSLPPPPLNHPSYFYMEYMDLLVENVPRMLIVRGYTRDVVTFFT from the exons ATGGAGAACGGGGGAATCGAGGAGGCGGACGACGCGCTGCCGGTGCCCGCGCCGCCGAACGGGCGGTGGTACCGACCGGTCGGGTCGAGCGACCGTGCCGTTGTCCAGATGACCTCCATGGAGCCgggatcctcctcctcctccggcatCGCTGCCGCCGTGACACCCCAGCCGCCGAG GAACCTTAAGCCTGGTGCTAATCTAACTGTTGATCCAAGCACGCGAGAAGGTTCTCCTGATGATCAAGCTACATCCAGTGGATCTCAAGGGGATTCAAAGCTAGAGCTCTTCGGTTTTGACTCTCTTGTAAATATTTTGGGCCTCAGAAG CATGACAGGAGAACAGATTCAGGCCCCTTCAAGTCCTAGGGATGGTGAGGATGTAGCAATTACCATTGGACGTCCGAAG GAAACTGGACCTAAGTTTGGTACCATGATGGGTGTCTTCGTTCCATGCTTGCAGAATATCTTGGGAATCATTTATTATATCCGTTTTACCTG GATTGTAGGTATGGCAGGTGTCTGGCAGTCGCTTATGTTAGTTTCGTTCTGTGGTGCATGCACATTTTTAACTTCAATATCATTAAGTGCCATTGCAACAAATGGAGCAATGAAG GGTGGTGGGCCATATTATCTTATAGGTCGTGCACTTGGTCCTGAAGTTGGAGTTAGTATCGGATTATGCTTCTTCCTTGGGAATGCAGTTGCTGGAGCCAT GTATGTGCTAGGGGCTGTAGAAACCTTTCTGGATGCTGTTCCTTCTGCTGGCTTTTTTCAAG AGAGTGTAACAGTAGTCAACAATACATTACTAAATGGCACAGCAACAGCTGGCACAGCAACTATATCAACACCAAGCTTGCATGACCTTCAAGTGTATGGTGTTATTGTGACCATACTGCTCTGTTTTATTGTGTTTGGTGGTGTGAAAATCATCAACAAGGTTGCACCTGCTTTCTTAATACCAGTTCTTTTCTCGCTATTGTGCATTTATCTCGGTGTCTTCATTGCACCAAGGCATAATGCTCCAA AGGGAATCACTGGGTTGAGTATAACAACAGTTAGAGACAATTGGGGTTCAGAATATCAACGTACGAACAATGCTGGAGTTCCTGATCCAAATGGGTCCATATACTGGGATTTCAA TGCTTTGGTAGGTCTCTTTTTCCCAGCAGTCACTGGAATTATGGCTGGCTCAAACCGATCTGCTTCACTGAAAGATACACAACGTTCAATACCGATTGGAACGTTATATGCGACTCTTACTACAACTGCTATGTACCTGTGTTCGGTTCTTCTATTTGGAGCCTTGGCCACAAGGGAGGAGCTTCTAACCGATAG GCTTCTTACTGCTACAGTGGCATGGCCAGCTCCAGCTGTGATTTACATTGGTATTATCCTATCCACTTTAGGTGCAGCACTGCAGAGTTTGACAGGGGCACCAAGGTTACTTGCAGCAATAGCAAACGACGACATTCTTCCGGTTCTTAATTACTTTAAAGTTTCTGAGGGGGCTGAGCCTCATGCAGCCACTTTATTCACCGCATTCATCTGCATTGCTTGTGTGGTTATTGGAAACTTGGATTTGATTACACCAACTATCACGATGTTTTTCCTTCTATGCTATGCTGGTGTTAATCTGTCATGCTTTCTGCTTGACCTCCTTGATGCTCCTAGTTGGCGCCCTCGATGGAAATTTCACCATTGGAGCCTTTCACTTGTTGGTGCATTGCTTTGTGTTG TGATCATGTTTTTGATCTCTTGGTCTTTCACTGTTGTCTCTCTTGCCCTTGCAAGCCTCATCTATTATTATGTGAGCATAAAAGGGAAGGCTGGAGACTGGGGAGATGGGTTCAAGAGTGCATACTTTCAGTTAGCGCTCCGAAGTCTCAGATCTTTAGGAG CAAACCAAGTTCATCCTAAGAATTGGTACCCCATTCCTCTGATATTCTGCCGTCCGTGGGGAAAACTTCCGGAAAATGTTCCTTGTCATCCAAAACTTGCAGACTTTGCCAATTGTATGAAGAAGAAGGGACGTGGTATGTCGATTTTTGTCTCGATAATTGATGGTGATTATCATGAACTGGCTGAGGATGCGAAGACTGCATGCCATCAGCTGGATGCTTACATTGACTACAAACGCTGTGAGGGTGTTGCAGAGATCATTGTAGCCCCCTCTATGTCTGATGGCTTTCGTAGCATTGTTCAGACAAtgggcctaggaaacttgaagCCGAACATTGTTGTTATGCGGTACCCTGAGATCTGGCGACGTGAGAATTTGACAGAGATACCGTCAACATTTGTGAGCATAATAAATGATTGCATTATTGCTAACAAGGCAGTAGTCATTGTGAAGGGGCTCGATGAGTGGCCTAATGAGTACCAGAGACAGTATGGGACTATTGACCTCTACTGGATTGTTAGAGATGGAGGATTGATGCTGCTTCTGTCTCAGCTCCTGCTCACAAAAGAGAGCTTCGAAAGCTGTAAGATCCAAGTCTTCTGCATATCTGAAGAGGACACTGATGCTGAGGAGCTGAAGGCTGATGTCAAAAAGTTCTTGTATGACCTTAGGATGCAAGCTGAGGTCATCGTTGTGACTATGAAATCATGGGAATCACACATGGAGAACAGCAGCAGTGGTGCTCAGCAGGATGGCTCCCACGAGGCATTTACAAGTGCACAGCAAAGGATCAGGACATACCTTGCTGAGATGAAGGAAACCGCACAAAGAGAAAGACTGCCACTAATGGAGGATGGGAGGCAAGTAGTTGTGAATGAACAGAAGGTTGACAAATTCCTGTACACAATGTTGAAGTTGAACTCCATGATACTCAGGTACTCCAGAATGGCGGCTGTGGTGCTTGTGAGCCTCCCCCCGCCACCACTGAATCATCCTTCGTATTTCTACATGGAATACATGGATTTGCTTGTAGAGAATGTCCCACGCATGTTAATAGTTAGGGGATACACAAGAGATGTTGTCACTTTTTTCACATGA